In Nocardioides cavernae, a single genomic region encodes these proteins:
- a CDS encoding glycosyltransferase family 4 protein — protein MRIAMLSYRSKPHCGGQGVYIRHLTRELVRLGHEVEVFSGQPYPELDEGVVLTKVPSLDLYREPDPFRVPKLREFRDRIDVEEFLTMCTAGFPEPKTFSSRVARLMKERAGDFDIAHDNQVLGTGIMELESYGLPVVATIHHPITMDRRIDLQTAPTRRKRLTLRRWYGFLRMQTKVARRYRTVLVPSESSRRDVARDFGVDPARMKTILLGVDDVFVPPTSPRVPGRILAMASADAPMKGIATLLEAFAKLAVERDVSLVLVTRPEPGGRTEQLIDQLGIVDKVTFVNGVSDAELVEVMGSAEVACVPSLYEGFSLPTAELMACATPLVVSRAGAIPEVVGPDGICADLVTPGDVGELEQAVAALLDDPERRTAMGAAGRARVEELFSWRAVAEATAAAYEATIADFRAEQGRREQEESHRADR, from the coding sequence GTGCGCATCGCCATGCTGTCCTACCGGAGCAAGCCCCACTGCGGGGGGCAGGGCGTCTACATCCGCCACCTGACCCGCGAGCTGGTCCGCCTCGGCCACGAGGTGGAGGTGTTCTCCGGCCAGCCCTACCCCGAGCTCGACGAAGGCGTCGTCCTCACCAAGGTGCCGAGCCTCGACCTCTACCGCGAGCCCGACCCGTTCCGGGTCCCGAAGCTGCGCGAGTTCCGCGACCGGATCGACGTCGAGGAGTTCCTCACCATGTGCACGGCCGGGTTCCCCGAGCCGAAGACCTTCAGCTCGCGCGTCGCACGGCTGATGAAGGAGCGCGCCGGGGACTTCGACATCGCCCACGACAACCAGGTGCTGGGCACCGGGATCATGGAGCTCGAGTCGTACGGCCTCCCGGTCGTCGCGACGATCCACCACCCGATCACGATGGACCGCCGCATCGACCTCCAGACCGCGCCGACGCGGCGCAAGCGGCTCACCCTGCGGCGCTGGTACGGCTTCCTGCGGATGCAGACCAAGGTCGCCAGGCGCTACCGCACGGTGCTCGTGCCGTCGGAGTCCTCGCGCCGCGACGTGGCGCGCGACTTCGGGGTCGACCCCGCCCGGATGAAGACCATCCTGCTCGGGGTCGACGACGTCTTCGTCCCGCCGACCAGCCCCCGTGTCCCCGGCCGGATCCTGGCCATGGCCAGCGCCGACGCCCCGATGAAGGGCATCGCGACCCTGCTCGAGGCCTTCGCCAAGCTCGCCGTCGAGCGCGACGTGTCCCTCGTGCTCGTGACCCGGCCGGAGCCCGGCGGGCGCACCGAGCAGCTCATCGACCAGCTCGGCATCGTCGACAAGGTCACCTTCGTCAACGGCGTCAGCGACGCCGAGCTCGTCGAGGTGATGGGCTCGGCCGAGGTGGCCTGCGTGCCCTCGCTCTACGAGGGCTTCTCGCTCCCGACCGCCGAGCTCATGGCCTGCGCGACCCCGCTGGTGGTGTCGCGGGCCGGTGCGATCCCGGAGGTGGTCGGCCCGGACGGCATCTGCGCCGACCTGGTCACCCCCGGTGACGTGGGCGAGCTCGAGCAGGCCGTCGCGGCACTGCTCGACGACCCCGAGCGTCGTACGGCGATGGGTGCGGCAGGCCGGGCCCGCGTCGAGGAGCTGTTCAGCTGGCGCGCGGTCGCCGAGGCCACCGCCGCCGCCTACGAGGCGACCATCGCCGACTTCCGGGCCGAGCAGGGCCGGCGTGAGCAGGAGGAGAGCCACCGTGCTGACCGTTGA
- a CDS encoding class I SAM-dependent methyltransferase has protein sequence MLTVDFDRLGLRPGDRVLDMGCGAGRHAFEMYKRGADVIAFDQDADELATVREWFTAMRDAGEVPAGAEADVKEGDALSLPFADGEFDRVVAAEVLEHIHADVEAIKELVRVVRPGGTLAISVPRWLPEVVNWKLSDDYHNAEGGHIRIYTAQELVDKVTKAGRPNDGTPGDAMVFTGRDHAHGLHTPYWWIKCAVGVANDDHPLAKAYHKLLVWEIMENPKVLQYAGKVLDPLIGKSMVLYFRKPDAA, from the coding sequence GTGCTGACCGTTGACTTCGACCGGCTGGGCCTGCGCCCGGGTGACCGCGTGCTCGACATGGGCTGCGGTGCGGGCCGCCACGCGTTCGAGATGTACAAGCGCGGCGCCGACGTCATCGCCTTCGACCAGGACGCCGACGAGCTCGCGACCGTGCGCGAGTGGTTCACCGCGATGCGCGACGCCGGCGAGGTCCCGGCGGGTGCCGAGGCCGACGTCAAGGAGGGCGACGCTCTCTCCCTGCCGTTCGCCGACGGGGAGTTCGACCGGGTCGTGGCCGCCGAGGTGCTGGAGCACATCCACGCCGACGTCGAAGCGATCAAGGAGCTCGTGCGGGTCGTGCGCCCGGGCGGCACGCTGGCGATCTCCGTGCCGCGCTGGCTGCCCGAGGTCGTCAACTGGAAGCTGTCCGACGACTACCACAACGCCGAGGGTGGCCACATCCGGATCTACACGGCCCAGGAGCTCGTGGACAAGGTCACCAAGGCCGGACGACCCAACGACGGCACCCCGGGCGACGCGATGGTCTTCACCGGCCGCGACCACGCCCACGGCCTGCACACGCCCTACTGGTGGATCAAGTGCGCCGTCGGCGTCGCCAACGACGACCACCCGCTCGCCAAGGCGTACCACAAGCTGCTCGTGTGGGAGATCATGGAGAACCCCAAGGTGCTGCAGTACGCCGGCAAGGTGCTCGACCCGCTCATCGGGAAGAGCATGGTGCTCTACTTCCGCAAGCCGGACGCAGCGTGA
- a CDS encoding prenyltransferase → MSGAPAVDAILTRAQVEQTAATIAAMQEPSGAIPWTPGEHTDVWNHLEAAMALVVGDQREAAERAFAWARGTQRADGSWPMKIVVGEVEDHSGETNMSAYVAVAVWHHWLVERDEAFVRLMWPTVRRALDFAVSMQLPFGGIAWSQEWHDGRPGPVNEAALLAGSSSIYHSLRAGVALAELVGEPQVEWELAGGRLGHALREHRDLFLDKSTFSMDWYYPVLGGAVRGAEALALLAERWDTFVEPGLGIRCVSENPWVTGAETCELVLALDALGDRARALQLLADVQHLRTAEGSYWTGYVFPTDVDEVGVNWPAEQTTYTAAAVVLAVDALSDGTPGADIMRGTTLAPDFAEIGLECGCPPAGGSAERVAGVAGRTA, encoded by the coding sequence GTGAGCGGAGCCCCCGCCGTCGACGCGATCCTCACCCGCGCCCAGGTCGAGCAGACCGCCGCCACGATCGCGGCGATGCAGGAGCCGTCCGGTGCGATCCCGTGGACGCCCGGCGAGCACACCGACGTGTGGAACCACCTCGAGGCGGCGATGGCGCTGGTCGTCGGCGACCAGCGGGAGGCGGCGGAGCGAGCCTTCGCGTGGGCGCGTGGGACGCAGCGGGCCGACGGTTCGTGGCCGATGAAGATCGTGGTCGGCGAGGTGGAGGACCACTCCGGCGAGACCAACATGTCGGCGTACGTCGCCGTCGCCGTGTGGCACCACTGGCTGGTGGAGCGCGACGAGGCGTTCGTCCGGCTGATGTGGCCGACGGTGCGCCGCGCGCTCGACTTCGCGGTCTCGATGCAGCTCCCGTTCGGCGGCATCGCCTGGTCGCAGGAGTGGCACGACGGCCGACCGGGCCCGGTCAACGAGGCCGCCCTGCTCGCGGGGTCGTCGAGCATCTACCACTCGCTGCGCGCCGGCGTGGCGCTCGCGGAGCTGGTGGGGGAGCCGCAGGTCGAGTGGGAGCTCGCGGGCGGCCGGCTCGGCCACGCCCTGCGCGAGCACCGCGACCTCTTCCTGGACAAGTCGACGTTCTCGATGGACTGGTACTACCCGGTGCTCGGCGGAGCGGTGCGCGGGGCCGAGGCGCTCGCGCTGCTCGCGGAGCGGTGGGACACCTTCGTCGAGCCGGGCCTCGGCATCCGGTGCGTCTCGGAGAACCCGTGGGTGACGGGTGCGGAGACCTGCGAGCTCGTGCTCGCCCTGGACGCCCTCGGCGACCGTGCCCGGGCGCTGCAGCTGCTCGCCGACGTGCAGCACCTGCGCACCGCGGAGGGGTCCTACTGGACCGGCTACGTGTTCCCCACGGATGTCGACGAGGTGGGCGTCAACTGGCCCGCGGAGCAGACGACCTACACGGCAGCGGCCGTGGTCCTGGCCGTGGACGCGCTCAGCGACGGGACTCCCGGGGCGGACATCATGCGCGGCACGACGCTGGCGCCGGACTTCGCGGAGATCGGGCTGGAGTGCGGGTGCCCGCCGGCCGGTGGGTCAGCCGAGCGGGTCGCCGGCGTCGCCGGTCGTACGGCGTAG
- a CDS encoding class I SAM-dependent methyltransferase, translating into MPADLLAHARAAKGFMPEDEGALLHRWARERLPFGPALEVGTYCGKSAVWLGGAAREVGGTVVTVDHHRGSEENQAGWEHHDDSLVDHDLGVMDTLPTFRRTIAAAGLEEQVVAVVGRSETVGAWWRTPLSLLFIDGGHGVEPARTDFRTWPHWVMAGGVLAVHDVFPDPAHGGRPPYEDIYLPALASGAFTEVEAVGSMRVLRRTTGDAGDPLG; encoded by the coding sequence ATGCCCGCCGACCTGCTCGCCCATGCCCGTGCCGCGAAGGGCTTCATGCCCGAGGACGAGGGGGCGCTGCTGCACCGGTGGGCCCGCGAGCGGCTCCCGTTCGGCCCGGCGCTGGAGGTCGGCACCTACTGCGGGAAGTCGGCCGTCTGGCTGGGTGGCGCCGCCCGCGAGGTCGGCGGCACCGTCGTCACCGTCGACCACCACCGCGGCTCCGAGGAGAACCAGGCGGGTTGGGAGCACCACGACGACAGCCTCGTCGACCACGACCTCGGCGTGATGGACACCCTGCCGACCTTCCGCCGCACCATCGCGGCCGCCGGCCTCGAGGAGCAGGTGGTCGCAGTCGTCGGCCGCTCGGAGACGGTCGGTGCGTGGTGGCGCACGCCGCTCTCGCTGCTCTTCATCGACGGCGGCCACGGTGTCGAGCCCGCCCGCACCGACTTCCGCACCTGGCCGCACTGGGTGATGGCGGGTGGCGTGCTCGCCGTCCACGACGTCTTCCCCGACCCCGCGCACGGCGGCCGTCCGCCCTACGAGGACATCTACCTCCCCGCGCTGGCGAGCGGCGCCTTCACCGAGGTCGAGGCGGTCGGGTCGATGCGCGTGCTACGCCGTACGACCGGCGACGCCGGCGACCCGCTCGGCTGA
- a CDS encoding VOC family protein — MSNHTIVIPAADLEAATAFYRTAWGAEPHTETPYYVGFNLDGQEIGLNPNGERDQMTGPVVYWATDDLAAKVAEVEAAGGTVVRPVTEVGGGTSLALLTDPAGNQVGFITQG, encoded by the coding sequence ATGAGCAACCACACGATCGTCATCCCCGCCGCCGACCTCGAAGCAGCGACGGCGTTCTACCGCACGGCGTGGGGCGCCGAGCCGCACACCGAGACGCCCTACTACGTCGGGTTCAACCTCGACGGGCAGGAGATCGGGCTCAACCCCAACGGCGAGCGCGACCAGATGACCGGTCCGGTCGTCTACTGGGCCACTGACGACCTCGCGGCCAAGGTGGCCGAGGTCGAGGCCGCCGGCGGGACCGTCGTACGTCCCGTGACGGAGGTCGGGGGCGGGACGTCGCTCGCGCTGCTGACCGACCCGGCCGGCAACCAGGTCGGCTTCATCACCCAGGGCTAG
- a CDS encoding alpha/beta hydrolase, translating into MIRNLPYSEAGRRGHLDIYLPAGDAAIKDAPVLLQVHGGAWTLGAKEHQGRPLMNRMAAQGWVCVAINYRLSPRDPWPAHIVDVKRAIAWVRDNIADHGGDPDYLVITGGSAGGHLAALAALTPGDPQFQPGFEDADTSVQAAVPFYGVYDFAGSTGLANAIGMRDAFLGPRVMQTTWQDAPDVYEAASPILRITPDAPDFFVIHGELDSLVAVDQARMFVAELRRTSEKSVVYAELPGAQHAFDVFHSIRSAHAVRAVDRYLTWHWNTWRHGLEADSGVDPAELDGAAS; encoded by the coding sequence GTGATCCGCAACCTGCCCTACTCCGAGGCCGGACGACGTGGTCACCTCGACATCTACCTGCCGGCCGGCGACGCCGCGATCAAGGACGCCCCCGTGCTCCTGCAGGTGCACGGTGGGGCCTGGACCCTCGGCGCCAAGGAGCACCAGGGCCGGCCCCTGATGAACCGGATGGCCGCCCAGGGGTGGGTCTGCGTGGCGATCAACTACCGCCTCTCCCCCCGCGACCCGTGGCCCGCGCACATCGTCGACGTGAAGCGCGCCATCGCCTGGGTCCGGGACAACATCGCCGACCACGGCGGTGACCCCGACTACCTCGTGATCACCGGCGGGTCCGCCGGCGGCCACCTCGCCGCACTGGCGGCGCTGACCCCCGGCGACCCGCAGTTCCAGCCGGGCTTCGAGGACGCCGACACCTCCGTACAGGCGGCGGTGCCGTTCTACGGGGTCTACGACTTCGCCGGGTCGACCGGGCTCGCCAACGCGATCGGGATGCGCGACGCCTTCCTCGGCCCCCGCGTCATGCAGACGACGTGGCAGGACGCGCCCGACGTCTACGAGGCCGCGTCCCCCATCCTGCGCATCACGCCCGACGCTCCGGACTTCTTCGTCATCCACGGCGAGCTCGACAGCCTCGTGGCAGTCGACCAGGCGCGGATGTTCGTCGCCGAGCTGCGACGGACGTCGGAGAAGTCGGTGGTGTACGCCGAGCTGCCGGGCGCCCAGCACGCCTTCGACGTCTTCCACTCGATCCGCAGCGCCCACGCGGTGCGGGCCGTCGACCGCTACCTCACCTGGCACTGGAACACCTGGCGCCACGGCCTGGAGGCCGACAGCGGCGTCGACCCCGCAGAGCTCGACGGCGCCGCCAGCTAG
- a CDS encoding aminoglycoside phosphotransferase family protein: MDDETVRRLVAAQLPQWSSLPVRRLPPLGTDNQLFRLGDDLLVRMPRIPGPAETVAFEHTWLPRLAPHLPVAVPAPVAMGEPGNGFPWPWTVVPWIDGVTPTESSYDPEEWAVELGLFVRACRDVPAMGGPVKTEGRGAPLPSLDAWVREWTDKADPAQVSRDAVLALWEDALAAPSYDGEPRWFHGDLHDGNLLVRDGRLAAVIDWGAAGRGDPAVELNAMWGYVPLSVAQLYREAVGLDEAAYRRARGFALAPAISGWTYYRDTAPETSRGALETVRRLIASLD; the protein is encoded by the coding sequence GTGGACGACGAGACCGTACGACGCCTCGTCGCGGCCCAGCTCCCCCAGTGGTCCTCGCTCCCGGTGCGGCGGCTCCCGCCGCTGGGCACCGACAACCAGCTGTTCCGCCTCGGCGACGACCTGCTCGTCCGCATGCCTCGCATCCCCGGCCCGGCCGAGACTGTGGCGTTCGAGCACACGTGGCTGCCGCGGCTCGCGCCGCACCTGCCGGTGGCAGTCCCTGCGCCGGTGGCGATGGGGGAACCCGGCAACGGCTTCCCGTGGCCCTGGACGGTCGTCCCGTGGATCGACGGCGTGACCCCCACCGAGTCGTCGTACGACCCGGAGGAGTGGGCGGTCGAGCTCGGCCTCTTCGTCCGGGCCTGCCGCGACGTGCCGGCGATGGGCGGTCCGGTGAAGACCGAGGGACGGGGAGCTCCGCTGCCGTCGCTCGACGCGTGGGTGCGGGAGTGGACCGACAAGGCCGACCCCGCGCAGGTCTCCAGGGACGCGGTGCTCGCGCTGTGGGAGGACGCCCTGGCTGCACCGTCGTACGACGGTGAGCCGCGCTGGTTCCACGGCGACCTCCACGACGGCAACCTCCTCGTGCGGGACGGCCGGCTCGCCGCGGTGATCGACTGGGGTGCCGCCGGCCGCGGCGACCCGGCCGTCGAGCTCAACGCGATGTGGGGCTACGTCCCGCTCTCCGTCGCCCAGCTCTACCGCGAGGCCGTCGGCCTGGACGAGGCCGCCTACCGCCGCGCTCGCGGCTTCGCGCTCGCCCCGGCCATCAGCGGCTGGACCTACTACCGCGACACCGCACCCGAGACGTCCCGCGGGGCGCTCGAGACCGTGCGGCGGCTGATCGCCTCGCTGGACTGA
- a CDS encoding dienelactone hydrolase family protein, translating to MDALDGWTRSEHTDDVAGVRTTHPVWRRGTGPGVVVIHELPGLSAGVIRFGEELVAAGYTVLLPHLFGPLGREFSNVDVARVFPRVCISRELTKLARGVTTPVAGWLRSLARDLHAEVGGPGVGALGMCFTGGFALAMMVDDSTVAPVVCQPSVPFIGLPGRAADLNLSPADADVVRRRAADGCSVLGIRYASDPLVGARFDSLASLIGDAFLRVEIEGSGHATVTEHRSQVAVDAVLEFFGERLH from the coding sequence GTGGACGCACTCGACGGCTGGACCCGCAGCGAGCACACCGACGACGTGGCGGGGGTCCGGACCACCCACCCCGTCTGGCGGCGAGGGACCGGCCCCGGAGTGGTGGTCATCCACGAGCTGCCGGGCCTCAGCGCAGGCGTGATCCGCTTCGGCGAGGAGCTGGTCGCGGCCGGTTACACCGTCCTGCTGCCGCACCTCTTCGGCCCGCTCGGCCGCGAGTTCAGCAACGTCGACGTGGCACGGGTCTTCCCCCGGGTCTGCATCAGCCGGGAGCTCACCAAGCTCGCCCGCGGCGTCACCACCCCCGTGGCCGGGTGGCTCCGGTCCCTGGCGCGCGACCTCCACGCCGAGGTCGGTGGCCCCGGCGTGGGGGCGCTCGGCATGTGCTTCACCGGCGGCTTCGCGCTCGCGATGATGGTCGACGACAGCACCGTCGCCCCGGTCGTGTGCCAGCCCAGCGTGCCCTTCATCGGCCTCCCCGGCCGCGCCGCCGACCTCAACCTCTCCCCCGCCGACGCCGACGTCGTACGCCGTCGCGCCGCCGACGGCTGCTCCGTGCTCGGCATCCGCTACGCCTCCGACCCGCTCGTGGGCGCCCGCTTCGACTCCCTCGCCTCGCTCATCGGCGACGCCTTCCTCCGCGTCGAGATCGAGGGCTCCGGCCACGCCACCGTCACCGAGCACCGGTCGCAGGTGGCGGTTGACGCGGTGCTCGAGTTCTTCGGCGAGCGGCTGCACTAG
- a CDS encoding zinc metalloprotease → MPHSRPLRGLVMAGAMALVATTLSATAAVPATALAPSPKAAECADGHGHADENATARVRKGAKADEPKPFSGTGEQYFVLDDFSTLAAASVTIPTYVHVVLPASEATNSTAAEDRLTAMVSSQMGVLNEAYAGRTGTQSSAATPFRFELKGVDFSYNDAWYGVVPGAVEKEMKAATRVGGKDTLNVWTANIGDDLLGWATFPTKKLSSNDGVVILDESMPGGTAGKYALGDTLTHEVGHWLALYHTFQGGCKGKGDQVADTAAEAGPQFDCPVGADTCTAPGADPIHNYMDYTQDSCMYQFTAGQVARMSDAWAQYRAS, encoded by the coding sequence ATGCCCCACTCCCGTCCCCTGCGCGGCCTCGTCATGGCCGGTGCCATGGCGCTCGTCGCCACCACGTTGTCCGCAACTGCTGCCGTGCCCGCGACCGCGCTCGCGCCCTCACCCAAGGCCGCCGAGTGCGCCGACGGCCACGGCCACGCCGACGAGAACGCCACCGCGCGGGTGCGCAAGGGTGCCAAGGCCGATGAGCCGAAGCCCTTCTCCGGCACGGGCGAGCAGTACTTCGTCCTCGACGACTTCTCCACCCTCGCCGCCGCTTCGGTCACCATCCCGACCTACGTCCACGTCGTGCTTCCGGCGTCCGAGGCGACCAACAGCACGGCCGCCGAGGACCGGCTCACCGCGATGGTGAGCTCCCAGATGGGCGTCCTCAACGAGGCGTACGCCGGCCGCACCGGCACCCAGTCGTCCGCGGCGACGCCGTTCCGGTTCGAGCTCAAGGGCGTCGACTTCTCCTACAACGATGCCTGGTACGGCGTCGTGCCGGGCGCCGTCGAGAAGGAGATGAAGGCCGCGACCCGCGTCGGCGGCAAGGACACCCTCAACGTGTGGACCGCCAACATCGGTGACGACCTCCTCGGCTGGGCCACCTTCCCGACCAAGAAGCTCAGCAGCAACGACGGCGTCGTCATCCTCGACGAGTCGATGCCCGGAGGCACGGCCGGGAAGTACGCCCTCGGCGACACGTTGACCCACGAGGTCGGCCACTGGCTTGCGCTCTACCACACGTTCCAGGGTGGCTGTAAGGGCAAGGGCGACCAGGTCGCCGACACCGCGGCCGAGGCCGGACCGCAGTTCGACTGCCCGGTGGGTGCGGACACCTGCACCGCGCCCGGAGCGGACCCGATCCACAACTACATGGACTACACGCAGGACTCCTGCATGTACCAGTTCACCGCCGGGCAGGTCGCCCGCATGAGCGACGCCTGGGCGCAGTACCGGGCCAGCTGA
- a CDS encoding sulfotransferase family 2 domain-containing protein: MLISDARRALFVHVPKTGGVSVGVAFERCCPDARSKAPGVTPPLGRHAPYARILRAEPQTAGYWSFAFVRNPWARMVSWWSMIQDWDRAWGPSSGRPQGSEAARMRGNDMWRAAASYSGFDEFVLRGTEELPRVGRPQVDYLRAPDREVDFVGRTETFADDLAHVERRLGGEPVHVPHRNKSPHGSYRDYYTDATRAKVAEVYARDLEAFGYTF; encoded by the coding sequence GTGCTCATCTCCGACGCCAGGCGCGCGCTCTTCGTGCACGTGCCCAAGACCGGCGGGGTGTCGGTCGGGGTCGCGTTCGAGCGGTGCTGCCCCGATGCGCGGAGCAAGGCACCCGGCGTCACTCCCCCGCTCGGCCGGCACGCGCCGTACGCTCGGATCCTGCGCGCGGAGCCGCAGACGGCCGGCTACTGGTCCTTCGCGTTCGTCCGGAACCCCTGGGCGCGGATGGTCTCGTGGTGGTCGATGATCCAGGACTGGGACCGCGCGTGGGGTCCGTCGAGCGGCCGACCGCAGGGCTCGGAGGCCGCACGGATGCGCGGCAACGACATGTGGCGGGCGGCAGCGTCGTACTCCGGCTTCGACGAGTTCGTGCTGCGCGGCACCGAGGAGCTGCCCCGGGTCGGCCGGCCGCAGGTGGACTACCTGCGCGCCCCCGACCGCGAGGTCGACTTCGTCGGACGGACCGAGACCTTCGCCGACGACCTCGCCCACGTCGAGCGGCGGCTCGGCGGCGAACCGGTCCACGTCCCGCACCGCAACAAGTCGCCGCACGGCAGCTATCGCGACTACTACACCGATGCGACCCGGGCGAAGGTCGCCGAGGTCTACGCGCGCGACCTCGAGGCGTTCGGCTACACGTTCTGA
- a CDS encoding sulfotransferase family 2 domain-containing protein produces the protein MLISDSRKVLFVHVPKTGGVSVEETVKEACPDARKARVPIGRHATLGKIIKNEPQVIDYWTFGFVRNPWARMVSWYSMISAWDRRHGPSSGKPQDVKHGSMRDGNEMWRAASAYSGFDEFVMRGTEELPRVGTPQITYLRAPKHGREVDFIGRTENFVADLQRVQVQLGLEPSTPVHKNKSKHGTYHDYYTDETRQRVAEVYAEDIEVFGYTYD, from the coding sequence GTGCTGATCAGCGACTCGCGCAAGGTCCTCTTCGTCCACGTCCCCAAGACGGGCGGCGTGTCGGTGGAGGAGACCGTCAAGGAGGCCTGCCCCGACGCCCGCAAGGCACGCGTCCCGATCGGCCGCCACGCGACGCTGGGCAAGATCATCAAGAACGAGCCGCAGGTGATCGACTACTGGACCTTCGGGTTCGTCCGCAACCCGTGGGCACGGATGGTGTCGTGGTACTCGATGATCTCGGCCTGGGACCGTCGGCACGGGCCCAGCAGCGGCAAGCCGCAGGACGTCAAGCACGGCTCGATGCGCGACGGCAACGAGATGTGGCGAGCGGCCTCGGCCTACTCCGGCTTCGACGAGTTCGTGATGCGCGGGACCGAGGAGCTGCCGCGCGTCGGGACGCCGCAGATCACCTACCTGCGCGCACCGAAGCACGGCCGCGAGGTCGACTTCATCGGTCGCACGGAGAACTTCGTCGCGGACCTGCAGCGGGTGCAGGTGCAGCTCGGCCTCGAGCCGTCGACGCCCGTGCACAAGAACAAGTCCAAGCACGGCACCTACCACGACTACTACACCGACGAGACCCGCCAGCGGGTCGCCGAGGTCTACGCCGAGGACATCGAGGTCTTCGGCTACACCTACGACTGA
- a CDS encoding ABC-F family ATP-binding cassette domain-containing protein, whose amino-acid sequence MTGTLVAKDLAGGHGPRTLFESLNLTVSPGDVVGVVGANGAGKSTLLRLLAGESAPMAGRVSTAPSDAFVGWLPQEHERIPGETIAGYLGRRTGATRATRAMEDAAAALESDDPEASDVYAVALDHWLATGAPDLEDRAPAVLAELGLDLGLDALMTTLSGGQAARAALAALLLSRFDVVLLDEPTNDLDLAGLERLESFVRGLRAGIVVVSHDREFLARCVTRVVELDLAQRQVAVYDGGYDAYLEERAVARRHAREAYEEFADKKADLVSRARTQREWSSQGVRNAMRKAPDNDKIRRRAQSESSEKQAQKVRQMESRIARLEEVEEPRKEWVLQFDIATAPRSSSVVAVLDAAVVRLDDFQLGPVSLQVSAGDRIAITGPNGAGKTTLLRLLLGHLAPDEGRASLGASVAVGEIDQARTSLAEALPLGDSFEAAVPAMTPAEVRTLLAKFGLKADQVGSLVHRLSPGERTRAAMALLQARGVNLLVLDEPTNHLDLPAIEQLEQALATYDGTLLLVSHDRRMLANVTLDQRWDVDGGRVTAR is encoded by the coding sequence GTGACCGGCACCCTCGTCGCGAAGGACCTGGCCGGTGGCCACGGGCCGCGCACCCTCTTCGAGTCCCTGAACCTGACCGTCTCCCCGGGCGACGTGGTGGGGGTCGTCGGAGCCAACGGCGCCGGGAAGTCCACGCTCCTGCGACTGCTCGCCGGCGAGTCCGCGCCGATGGCCGGACGGGTGTCGACCGCACCGTCGGACGCCTTCGTGGGCTGGCTCCCGCAGGAGCACGAGCGCATCCCCGGCGAGACGATCGCCGGCTACCTCGGCCGGCGCACGGGTGCCACCCGCGCGACCCGGGCGATGGAGGACGCCGCCGCGGCGCTCGAGTCGGATGACCCCGAGGCCTCCGACGTGTACGCCGTCGCACTGGACCACTGGCTGGCGACCGGCGCGCCGGACCTCGAGGACCGCGCTCCCGCGGTCCTGGCGGAGCTCGGCCTCGACCTCGGCCTGGACGCCCTCATGACGACGCTCTCGGGCGGCCAGGCGGCTCGTGCGGCCCTCGCCGCGCTGCTGCTGAGCCGGTTCGACGTGGTGCTCCTCGACGAGCCCACGAACGACCTCGACCTCGCCGGCCTCGAGCGGCTGGAGTCGTTCGTCCGCGGCCTCCGCGCCGGCATCGTCGTGGTCTCCCACGACCGGGAGTTCCTGGCCCGCTGCGTCACGCGGGTCGTCGAGCTCGACCTCGCCCAGCGCCAGGTCGCGGTCTACGACGGCGGTTACGACGCCTACCTCGAGGAGCGGGCGGTCGCCCGGCGGCACGCCCGCGAGGCCTACGAGGAGTTCGCGGACAAGAAGGCCGACCTGGTCTCCCGCGCCCGCACCCAGCGGGAGTGGAGCTCGCAGGGTGTGCGCAACGCGATGCGGAAGGCCCCCGACAACGACAAGATCCGCCGGCGCGCGCAGAGCGAGTCGTCGGAGAAGCAGGCCCAGAAGGTGCGGCAGATGGAGTCCCGGATCGCGCGCCTCGAGGAGGTCGAGGAGCCCCGCAAGGAGTGGGTGCTGCAGTTCGACATCGCGACCGCACCCCGGTCGTCGAGCGTCGTCGCCGTCCTCGACGCGGCGGTCGTCCGGCTGGACGACTTCCAGCTCGGGCCGGTCTCGCTGCAGGTGTCGGCCGGGGACCGCATCGCCATCACCGGTCCCAACGGCGCCGGCAAGACCACCCTGCTGCGGCTGCTGCTCGGTCACCTGGCACCCGACGAGGGCCGTGCCTCCCTCGGCGCGAGCGTCGCGGTCGGCGAGATCGACCAGGCACGTACGTCGCTGGCGGAGGCACTGCCGCTCGGCGACTCCTTTGAGGCCGCCGTGCCGGCGATGACCCCGGCCGAGGTGCGCACCCTGCTGGCCAAGTTCGGCCTCAAGGCCGACCAGGTCGGCAGCCTCGTCCACCGGCTCTCGCCCGGCGAGCGCACCCGGGCCGCCATGGCGCTCCTGCAGGCCCGTGGCGTCAACCTGCTCGTCCTCGACGAGCCCACCAACCACCTCGACCTGCCCGCGATCGAGCAGCTCGAGCAGGCCCTGGCGACGTACGACGGCACGCTGCTGCTCGTCTCCCACGACCGCCGGATGCTGGCCAACGTCACCCTCGACCAGCGCTGGGACGTCGACGGGGGCCGGGTCACCGCTCGTTAG